The DNA sequence TCCGTGCCGTATGGCCACTTGCGGAATGCATGCTTGCCGAATACCAGGTAGGAGTTGTGCATGGCCCTCGTGAAAGCGGCCCTCAGATCGGCGACCTTGTCGTCGGGGACTTCCGCCGGGTCGTCGAGAGCGGCGGTGGTGCGTTCCAGGAAGGGCTCCATCGCCCGCAGCTTGAGGTACTCGTCCACACCGAAGATCCAGAAGGCGCAGAAGCGCAGCGCCATCTCTCGGTCGGTCATGCGCACCTGGTTGTACAGGTTGTTGGTTGCGGCGTTGAACTCCTCGGTGGCGGCCAGGTCGCGCAGGATGTCGCGGCTGCGGTCCTTGCTCATGGAGTGGCGGATCTCTTGTGCGTTGAGCGGGGTGCCGCCCGTGTTGATCCGCTTGAAGATGTCGTAGGTGACTTCGCGCGGGGTGGTGGGGTCGATGACGTGCACGACGATCTGCGCGTTGTTGATACGGCGCTGCAGCGCCGTGCCCAGGTCGGAGAAACGCTTGCCCTCTTCGGTCAGGTACTCCAGGCCCTTCAGCGCGAAACCGGTGTCTTCGCCGCCGCGCACGAAGGCGTTGATGGTGGAGAGCCGTTGCAGACCGTCCACGACGCGCAGCAGGCCGTCCGCGTCCTCCGCGAAGTAGAACGCCGGCAGCGGGATCTGCAACAGGACCGACTCGATCAGCCGGGACTTCTGCGGGACCTTCCACACCCGGTTGCGCTGGAATTCGGGGGCCAGCTCCAGCGAGCCGTCCTCGATCATGTCCATCACGTTGCGCAGCGAGAACTGCTTGGTGCTCACTCTGATGTCGTCGGGATTCCACGGCTTACCGGAACTCAGTTCGGCGTCGTCGGGAAGCTGCTCTACCTCGACGTCGGTGCCGATGTCCTGGAAATGCTCTTCCAGGATGTTCGGAGCGGTGGTCTCGTCCGGTAGCGCCATAGTGGGGGTCCTCGCTTCGGGCACGCACGCATCGGATCGGCCGAACCGGCTTCGGGATCGGCGCCGCCCGACTTCCTCCCGCCTTCGGTCCGCCCTCAACCCTAAGAGCCTAAAGACCCCTGCGGCAGGCGATTCGGTGTGATCGCAACACTTTTCCCGTGGCCGCGTCCGGCCGCGTCCGGCCGCGTGCGTCTCGGTTGCACCGGTAACTGTCCGGGGGCGTGCCGTGGCTGCAGGCCGGAAAACCATGCGTGGTTTGCCGGTGAAACAGCGCGGGGACTTCTAGGACCCCGTTCCGTACCCACCGGAGGTACTTGCGATGACTCGCACCTGGGAAGCCGATACGCGCGCCGGGATGCGGCGCCGGATCGGCCCCCCTCCTCTCGACCTCGGTGTCACCAAGGCCGGGCCGGACTGCCCGGAGATCTGGGAACTCGACAACGGCGACATCGCCGTCATCGGCCGCGACGCCACCGACGCCTACCGCGGCCGCCTTCCGTCCGGAGTCAGCGTGGGCACCGACGAACGGCTGGTGGTCATCCCCCGCGTCACGCTGGCGGCCGCCAAGCCGGAGATCCCCGATGCTTGAGGGCTTGCGCGACCTGCCCGCCATACCGCTGGAGCGCAGCGCCTACCACGCCGAATACCGGCGCGAGTACGCAGCCGGCGGGGTGTTCTGGAAGCTGGAGCGCGCCCAGACGTTCCAGGAGCCCGGCGACCCCAGTTGGGAGGCTTTCGCCAAGGGAGACTGGGCGCGGGCGGTGGAACTGAACGAGGCGGACCGGTCCGAAGCCGAGGCCATGGCCGCCAAGGACCGCGAGGTCGGCATGCAGACCCGGCGCATACGCGTCGTGGAGCATCCGGTGAGCCCGTACTTGCAGTGGGAGATGCAGTTTCTGCGGCTGCTGGCCGAGTCGGGGCAGTCGCTGCGTGTGCTCACCGCCGAGCGGGTGGCCCATCTGGAGGGGCAGCGCACGCTGCCCGAGGTCGTGCTGCTCGGTGACCGGGTGCTGTTCCTGGTCCGCTACGACGCCGCGGGCCGGGCGCGGGGTGCTTGGCGGGTCGATGATCCCCGCGCGATCGCCGACACCGCAGCGGAACTGGCCGAGGTGTTCGGGTGGGGTGAGCCGCTGCTGGAGTACTTCCACCGGGAGATCGCGCCGCTGCCGCCTCCGGCCGTTCCTGCATGAGCGGAACTGCCGAGTCCTCCGCCGGGGCGTCACCGCGCGGCACACACCGCAGGTGGCGTCTCGGCGGCGTTATGTTTGCGCCCGTGGTGCTCGTACTCGTCGTGGTAGCGGTCGTCGGGCTCGTCGGCCTGTCACCGCTCGCCTTGGGGCTGGTCCGCGGTATCAGCGGCGACTGGGAGGGGCTGAGCGTCGTCGGTCAGACCTACGGCGCGGCCTCAGCGCTACTGGCAGGGCTCGCACTGGTCGGTGTCGTCGCCACACTCGTGGTGCAGGCGCGCGAGACGCGGATGGCGCGAGAACTCGCGCTGCGGGATTCCAACAGCGAGCTGCTGCGCATGGCCATGGAAAACGAAGAGTACGCCGAGTGCTGGGGCGCGAACATGTCCGCGACCGGCAGCAAGGCGCAGCGGCAGAGCATGTACACCAACATGATCGTCTCCCAGTGGGAGATGGCCTTCGACTCGCGCGCCGTCAACGATGAGCATGTGCGGACGCTCGCGCGCAATCTGTTCGTCGGCCCGGTCGGTTGGGAGTACTGGAATCGTGTACGCGAAGTGCGGTTGCACACCGCCGGGACACGCAGGTCGCGCCGGTTCCATCGCATCCTCGATGAGGAGTTCCAGCGGGCTCCGGAACCGCCCGCCGCTCCCGCCGCGGGGTCAGGGCGCAGGCGCTTGGGCGGCGGGCGCGGAGAGCGCAGCAACCGGGTCAGCGGAGCTCCTGCGGCCGCGTCAGTGCTAACGGGACTCGTCGGGTTCGGGGCCGGCGCGCTGGTTGCCCGGTTACTGAAGAGGCTGCGGCGGCGAGCAGCGTGAACCGATCGCGGCGATAACCATCGGACCCGGGCTCGGGTTCACGAACTGCTCTGCCGTGAGCCGGCGGCCTGCCTGCCGGCACTGCCTACGACGTCCAGAATGTAGCCGGGGTGCCGCAGGTCGGCCCAGGTGAAGCGGACGATACGGACATCGGGATGTGCGGCGGCGAGGGCGTTCTGCCTGCGCCGGTCGTGCAGCAGCGCCTCGGGCAGTTCGTGCGGTCCGCGGCCGTCGGCTTCGACGAGCAGCCGGCGTTCCGCCCACCACAGGTCGCCGACGGCGATCAGGTGCCCGCGCGCATCGTAGAACGGGTGCTGGAGGTCGTCGGGGGGTAGCCCGCCGTCGCCGCATATGAGCCGGATCCTGGTCTCCAGGGGACTCTGCGCACGGCCGTCGGCCATGCCCCACCACGGCAGGGACCGGGCACAGCCTGCGCGGTCGCTGTTGGCGGCGGCGAGGCCCGGCAGCTCGTCGGCCGCGACGAGCTGCCGGTTGAGCGCGGAGTCGAGCAGGCACACCGCCGTGACCCGGTCGACCCGCAGCACGGTGTCCCGCAGCGTCCGGCCCGGGACGGTCGCGCGCATACCTCCTCTGGTCGTGAACTCGCCGCGGTCGGTGGCCCAGGTGTGCAGGGTGATCCCGGGGACCCTACGCCGGCTGCCCCGGCCGGGGATCGTCATGTGCACCGCGCCGTCCCAGGGCGGCAGACCCTGCATTCCCCACAACCGTGCGGCGGTCTCGGCGCTGGCGAACGCGGCGGGACCCAGCGCCAGCTGAGCCGCCATCGCCGCGGAGAGGAACCGGCCCCGAGCGGTGCCGCCCCCGGTGCCGCGATCCAGGTAGACCCCGTGGTGCATCCGCACCCACCTGCCCCGGTTCAGCAGGCTGCGCAGGGTGCGCCGGCTGAGACCGCACCGGCGCACCTGCTCACTGCTGATCACCCCGTACTGGCTTGCCGCGATGCGCTGGGCCTCTTGGGAAGGATCCATGAGTACGAGCATCGCCGCCGGGATGCGGCCGCGTCCCCGCCGATTGTGCGCCTGTGGACAACGCGCCTACCGGCACCGGGGTGTCGGGGGCGGGGGCGGGGGTTGCGGGGCGGCGGGATGGTGCAACTCCAGGGCGTCAAAAGCCATCTGCCGTGAAGTTATGGCCGCTTTTCGCCACTCGATTGGGCATTTCAGCGGGATCATTCCGGATCGATGGGCGCGGCGGGGTGGGTGGGGTTGGTGGGGTTGGTGGAGTGCTTGGGGCGGGTGCAGTGCTTGGGGTGGGTGGGCAAGGTGCGGTCCTGGCCCAGAGGGTGAGGAGGAGGGTGTCGGGGTCGGGGGCCTCGATGAGGGCGGTGGGGGTGGCGGCCCAGTAGGACTGGGTCGACTCGCCGAACCAGATGACGGTGTGGCGGTGCTGGGCTTGGATCGCGGCGGCCGTGCGGTGTTCGGCGGTGAACTCGCGGGTGCGGCCGTACATGCGGTCCTGCTTCGCGGAGCGGCGGGCGCGGCACGGCGGGTGCGCGCAGGTCTTGCAGGGGCGGGTGGTGGTGGGGGTGATGCTTGTGGGGGTGCCGCTTGTGGGAGTGGCCGTGTCCGCGGGCTCGCGCTGGGGCGGGGGCGCGGGTGCGGGTGCGGGTGTGGGCGCCGGGGGCGGAGTGGGGGCGGGCGCGGGTGCACGATCGGGAGTGGGCGCGGGCGCGGGGGCGGGGATGGCAACGTCGCGGCGCCTGGGGATGGAGAAGGTGAAGGCGCGGCGGGCGGCGGTAATCTCAGGCATTGATTCCGTTCCTTCGCTTGAGCTGTGGATGCGTTCTGGGATCAGGGCCCGGGAGGTGGTGGTGCACCGTCCCGGGCCGCTTGCCGTCGGGCGGCGGTGACTCGGTGGCTGGGCCGTCTGGTCAGGCGACGGCCCACGCGCTGCCGGAGAAGTCGTAGGCCAGGTGGAACCACACGTGACGGTGGGTCGGTAGACCGTTGTCGCCCCACCTGGTGGCCAGGGCGTCCACGAGAGCGAGCCCGCGCCCGCCGGTGGAGTCGGAGTCCAGACCGGCCGGGTTCGGCGCGAGGTAGCTGCGGTCACGGCAATCCCAGACCCCGGTACCGGGCTCGCCGCCGTCACGGCAGGTGAGCGTGAGCCCGTCGGCGAAGCGGTCGACACGGAGCGTGTAGTTGCCGCCGGGGCCGCCGGAGCGGGAGTGCTTGATGGCGTTGGCCGCGAGTTCGGTGCCGAGGAGGTCGAAAACGTGGCGGTAGTCGGGGTCCTGGTCGGCGGCGCAGCCGGTGAGGAAGGCGTGGACCAGGGGGAAGAGGGCCGTGTCGCCCCAGAAGGTGAAGGCGCGGGAGCGGAAGGGCGCGCGGGGAGCGTGGGGGTCGAAGTAGTGCTTCTTCTGCCAGGGGATGAGGAGGGTGAGCGGGACGGTTACGGGCGGTAGCTGGTTGAGGGCAGGGCGGGTGGAGGGCATGGCTGCTCCTTGAGGTCTCGGGTGGCGCGAGAAGAGGTCGAGCGGATGTGGCGGTACCCGCGGGCAGCTCATTTTTCGGACAGGGCGGCGGGCGGGTAGTAGCGTGGCCGGTGGACACTGGGAGTGATGCATCAGTGACCATCTACACACTCATAGTGGAACTCGAAATTCGAGCTGTCAACACCATGATTCGAATTTCGAGTAACGATCGTCTAGGATCATGGCCATGCACCGTCCCCTGAGCCCCACAGTGCGACGCCGCCGGTTGGCCACGGAGCTGCGGCGACTCCGCGAATCCTGCGAGCTGAAGCTGTCCACCGCAGCCAAGCAGGCCAACGTGCCAGCATCGACGCTCAGCAATATCGAGACGGCTGAAGCGAGGCGCATCAAGCCCCGCGACATCGACGCGCTCGCTGACCTCTACCAAGCTCCAGCCGATGCCAGGGAGGCACTTCACGAGCTGGCGCGCGAGTCCAAAGAGCAGGGCTGGTGGTCCAAGTACAAGGATGTCTTCGGAGGCAATGCACTACCTGACTTCGAGGTAGAAGCCTCCATGATCCGGACATACGAGGCCCAGGTCATCCCGGGCCTCTTGCAGACTCCTGCGTACAGCGAGGCAGTCTTTCGAGGTGGCCGCGCTTACACCGAGAGTGAGGTTCAGCGGCACGTCGACGCACGACTTCAGCGGCAGCAGATCCTCAGCCGCCACGACCCACCCCAGATCTGGGCCGTCATCGATGAGGCCGCGCTGCGGCGGAAGATCGATAACCCCGGCGTCATGCACGAACAGCTACAGCATCTGCTCAACATCGCTACTCGTCACAACGTGGACATCCAGGTCCTGCCCTTTACTGCTGGTATGCACGCTGGCCTCTCCGGATCGTTTCTGATCTTGGATTTCCCGGCGGAACTGGACCCCAGCATCGTCTACACAGAGACCGCCACAGATAGCCTCTTTGTCCAGGATGCTCCGTCTGTACAGCGGTTCGTGACGATTTTCGCCAACCTCAACTCGGCCGCGCTTCGGGCACCGCATACTGTGAAGTTCATCCGACACATCATGGAGTCCGACGATCAGCATGACGACGACTGAGCGACTGGTGTTCTTCAAGTCCAGTTACAGCAGTGACCGGGTGAACTGCGTCGAAGTGGCCGACCTCCCTGCCGGCGCGGCGCTGCGGGACTCGAAGCACCCCGACGCCGGACACCTGACCTTCCCCGCCGCCGAGTGGGACGCCTTCCTCACCGCCGCCCGCGCTGCTGAGCTGTAGTGCGCGGTTCACGATTCTGAGGGGCCTCACCTGCCGGTGTGGCCCCGCTGGCGTCGAGATCGGCGACCGTCAGGACTCGGCGGCACGCAGGCGCTCAGAGAAGACCGCGTGCGCCTGGCGGTACTCCCCCTCGCGGTCCGCCTTGTAGAACGGCGCTTCGTACCCCTCTGGCACGGGCTCTGTGCCCGATGAGTTCAAATACTTCTGAAGCTGGAGGTAGTGCTCCTTCGTCTGGCCGTGGCCGTAGGTGTGGTGGCTAGCGGCGATCTTACGCCCCTTTGCATCGAACCAGATTTCCTTCTCGCGTTCAGCTAGCACCGGATACCGCGAGCGGTACACCGCGACCAACTCCTCGGCACCGATGCCGAACCAAGCTGAAACCAAAGCGTCCAGCTCCACCAAAGCTGCTCGGCGCTCTCGCTCAGTTCGCAGGGGAGTGCCGTAGTCCCACTCCGCACCGACCCCGCCAAGAGGCGCGAGCTCTGGCCAGCCCACAGCCCACGATTCCTCTCGCCAGTGGGAGGCGTACAATTCCGCCCATAGTGGCGCATAAGCAGTGGTCAGGCAGTTCAGGCGGAGTGTACGCAAGAGAAGTGGCGCTGCGAGAGAGTGACCGGGAAAGGGAGCAATCATACTGTTCGCCTCGGCTACCTGCAAATGCGAACGTCCGGTGATTCGGAGTAGATAGTCAAGGGGCAAGGACGCCCAGAAACCGGCACTGAGCACCGTTTCTCGATTATTATCCAAAGCAAGCGAGTGCACTGTATGGACATGAGCCGGCCCAGGTGGCAAGAGAGCGGAAAACAAAGACCGTTCGGTATCAAAAGGAATCATTACACGCCACGCAAGGCGGAAAAATTCAGTATAACGACGACCATTCCACACATCCTGAGCCGACTGGTATTTCTTCAAATCGCACGCCCGCTGGTAATTCGTTACAGGGACCGCGTCAGATGGGAGCGCTACAAGATCCCAGGACAACCAATCGTTTTGACTCTTGCAAGGGTTCTTTGGTTGCTTCGCAAAAGAATTTTGCTGTGAAATATGCGGACCTTGCAGGACCGCATCATTCAGGGAGCCAGGAAGCCCCGTATCCCATCGAATTAGACCAACTTTTTTCGCATTCGCCTCATCATAACCACGTGTTATAAACGGTGACTTTTCCCCGAGGCGATGACTATAGCTAGCAAGCGCATTAATTGCACCTGTTTCTGCAGTGGTAACTGGGTACAGCAGCGGAGCCCTGCTCGCATCTCCAGGTGAGCCTGTAAGTTTCGCCCATTCCTCCAGCGACCTAATATCCACAAAAATAACCCTAGATTTATGCGGACGAAGATCCCATTCCCCGTCCACCCTAACCCCCGGCCGGACCCCTGAACCGTCATGGTCAAGAGATGTTAAAAGCGTTTCCGCGCCATAAAGATAGCTCGCGTGCAAAAACCCAATTTTACCAATCGAGCCATAGACATTCACACTAAAGGAAACATTGTTATGGACATCCGAGAATATTTTTCTTTCGTTTCTAAAATGCCCATGGATGCGCAAATGGCCATACGCCGATTCCCTCAGGCGCTCTTCCTTAGTCCCACCAAAGTGCGTATCGGGATGAATCAAGCCGGCGTTCCCGCTCCGACTCAGGTTCACCCAGACCCGACACATGAAAGCTCGGTACAAATCTGGCTGTGTACCCGATAGAAGTGAGTATGTGACGTCATCTGAAAGAAAGTCGCGCATCCCCGCCGTATTAGCGAGATCCCCAAGAAAGTAACCCCGTACGTCGGGTGACTCCAATATCTTGTCCTTGCGCCCCCGTTTAACATCGGCCGGCACCTTCTCCGCCAGCGCAAACCACGGATCCACCTCCGCCAACACCGTATCTTCATTCCACCGGGGCCTCACCCAAGGCGGGTTCCCCACCTGCAGATCAAACCCGCCCCGCGCAAACACATGCGCGAACTGCAACTCCCAATGGAAGAACCCGTGCCGCTGCGCAATACCTTCAGCTTCCTTCAACCAAGGAAACCGGGTGCCCAAATCCAGCTCATCGACCATCCCCATCATTCGGGGCAACTGCTCTTCGCTGTCGCTCAGCTCAGCAAGCGTGTCCAGCTCGTCGAACAACGAATCCGCCGGAATGTCCGCCTTCCCCAGGAGCGCCTCCGCGAACTCCAGCCAAGCATCCAGGTCCGCCAGCGGGACATGCCGTTCCCCCGACTCCGCGAACAGTGAGCCGCCCCCCGGCTGGCTCACCTCTGGCGTGGCCTCCAGCCGCTCGTACTCCTCGTCGCTGCCGTCCAGCAGCCCGGCCTTCTGCACCGGCCAGAACCACAGTGCGCACCACGCGTCCATCAAGGTCTTCAGCCGCCAGTACGGCGTCCCCTGCGTGGTCAGGTCCGCCAGCACCTTCTCCCGCGGCACGGCGTCCTCCGGGTGGCGCAGGTCGTCGGCGCCCCACACGTCCACCCGCCGACTGATCTCCCACTCGGAGATCTCCAGCCGCTTGGTGACCGCCCGCCACAGGAACTCCGCGCGCCGGGCGAGGTCCTGAAGCCGCGCCACCTGCGACTTCTGCCCGTTCTTCCCACGCTGTCCCTGCTTGCCTTTCGCGGACGGCGCCTTGCGCATCGCCTTGCGCCAGTCCGCCAGCCGCTTCGCGTCGTCCGGCGCCAGCGCCTTCGCGTCCTTCTCGCTCGCGACCGCGCCCCACCCCGCCGCGGGCAGCAGGAACTGGTGGATGTTCCCCTCGGGGAACTCCCCTTCGGTGACCGGCCAGTCGTAGGGCTCGGCCCGCAACCACTCGGCGCGCCCCAGCTCGTCCAGCGCCGCCGCGCCCCGCTCGCACGCCTCCCGCGCGCTGTCGACGTCGGCTAGGCGCTCGTTCAGCTTGCCGACCGCCGCCCCCAGCCTGTGGACGGTGTCGGCCAGGACGTCGGCCGGGCCGCCGGCCTCGTCGCGGATCTGCGACACGCTCGCGGCGAGGTCTTCGGGCGCCTGCCGGGACTCCGCCGCCTTCTTCAGCGTCGCCAACTGCGGCCGCAGCAGGTCCAGCCCCGCCGCTCCAAGGTCCAACTCCTCAAGCAGCCCGTCCAACGACTCCGCCGAGCGCTCCAGCATCTCCCGCTTATCGGCGTGCTTGGCCTTCTCCGCTTCCTTCACCCGCCGCTGCCGCAGCTTGCGCAGGCCCTCCCGCGCACCCGCGATCCGCTCCTCCGCCGCCGCAACGGCCCGCCGCGCCGCCTTCAGCTCGCTCGGCGACTTGTCGACATCCTCCGGCGCGCGCCCCAGCCATCCCGACTTCTCCAGCGCCGCCGGCGCGTAGCTCTTCCGCCCGCACCCCACCAGCGAATTCCCGCGCCGCAGGTGCAGCCCGAACCACGGCGCCCGCATGCCCGGATGCATGACGTTGAGCCACAGCGACACCTCGGCCAGTTCCACCGCCGTCGTGTTCAGGTCGACGCCGTAGCTGTTGTGCAGGGCGAT is a window from the Streptomonospora litoralis genome containing:
- a CDS encoding DUF262 domain-containing protein, translating into MALPDETTAPNILEEHFQDIGTDVEVEQLPDDAELSSGKPWNPDDIRVSTKQFSLRNVMDMIEDGSLELAPEFQRNRVWKVPQKSRLIESVLLQIPLPAFYFAEDADGLLRVVDGLQRLSTINAFVRGGEDTGFALKGLEYLTEEGKRFSDLGTALQRRINNAQIVVHVIDPTTPREVTYDIFKRINTGGTPLNAQEIRHSMSKDRSRDILRDLAATEEFNAATNNLYNQVRMTDREMALRFCAFWIFGVDEYLKLRAMEPFLERTTAALDDPAEVPDDKVADLRAAFTRAMHNSYLVFGKHAFRKWPYGTESLNPVNRALFEAWSISLTDFGPDDLTRRRELIVAEARRLMTDDVTYLYAITASTGDAQRVRYRFSTTRDAARAGL
- a CDS encoding DUF6879 family protein; the encoded protein is MLEGLRDLPAIPLERSAYHAEYRREYAAGGVFWKLERAQTFQEPGDPSWEAFAKGDWARAVELNEADRSEAEAMAAKDREVGMQTRRIRVVEHPVSPYLQWEMQFLRLLAESGQSLRVLTAERVAHLEGQRTLPEVVLLGDRVLFLVRYDAAGRARGAWRVDDPRAIADTAAELAEVFGWGEPLLEYFHREIAPLPPPAVPA
- a CDS encoding DUF6082 family protein — protein: MVLVLVVVAVVGLVGLSPLALGLVRGISGDWEGLSVVGQTYGAASALLAGLALVGVVATLVVQARETRMARELALRDSNSELLRMAMENEEYAECWGANMSATGSKAQRQSMYTNMIVSQWEMAFDSRAVNDEHVRTLARNLFVGPVGWEYWNRVREVRLHTAGTRRSRRFHRILDEEFQRAPEPPAAPAAGSGRRRLGGGRGERSNRVSGAPAAASVLTGLVGFGAGALVARLLKRLRRRAA
- a CDS encoding type IV toxin-antitoxin system AbiEi family antitoxin domain-containing protein, translated to MDPSQEAQRIAASQYGVISSEQVRRCGLSRRTLRSLLNRGRWVRMHHGVYLDRGTGGGTARGRFLSAAMAAQLALGPAAFASAETAARLWGMQGLPPWDGAVHMTIPGRGSRRRVPGITLHTWATDRGEFTTRGGMRATVPGRTLRDTVLRVDRVTAVCLLDSALNRQLVAADELPGLAAANSDRAGCARSLPWWGMADGRAQSPLETRIRLICGDGGLPPDDLQHPFYDARGHLIAVGDLWWAERRLLVEADGRGPHELPEALLHDRRRQNALAAAHPDVRIVRFTWADLRHPGYILDVVGSAGRQAAGSRQSSS
- a CDS encoding ATP-binding protein, with the protein product MPSTRPALNQLPPVTVPLTLLIPWQKKHYFDPHAPRAPFRSRAFTFWGDTALFPLVHAFLTGCAADQDPDYRHVFDLLGTELAANAIKHSRSGGPGGNYTLRVDRFADGLTLTCRDGGEPGTGVWDCRDRSYLAPNPAGLDSDSTGGRGLALVDALATRWGDNGLPTHRHVWFHLAYDFSGSAWAVA
- a CDS encoding helix-turn-helix domain-containing protein, which translates into the protein MHRPLSPTVRRRRLATELRRLRESCELKLSTAAKQANVPASTLSNIETAEARRIKPRDIDALADLYQAPADAREALHELARESKEQGWWSKYKDVFGGNALPDFEVEASMIRTYEAQVIPGLLQTPAYSEAVFRGGRAYTESEVQRHVDARLQRQQILSRHDPPQIWAVIDEAALRRKIDNPGVMHEQLQHLLNIATRHNVDIQVLPFTAGMHAGLSGSFLILDFPAELDPSIVYTETATDSLFVQDAPSVQRFVTIFANLNSAALRAPHTVKFIRHIMESDDQHDDD
- a CDS encoding DUF397 domain-containing protein — translated: MTTTERLVFFKSSYSSDRVNCVEVADLPAGAALRDSKHPDAGHLTFPAAEWDAFLTAARAAEL
- a CDS encoding Eco57I restriction-modification methylase domain-containing protein, which encodes MSYDSLVNRGDYFSAHYLAEVLPKSLKGKSGLWKEWDERERAEREGARDRTTRRAPRGEMPTAATPRVGLRALKSRYFDEREDFAEYLENQREGTTPLPDDAAAHRKRLHELHRDVLAALGFTPQPEPVEREFALGGSGDDPVRVRLAHAEPTLVAIECGWAPDTDAALDTDQAGRLLDPVQLSPQKTLQTGSELASWLLNNDPELRYVLILAGGVVVLADQAVWGEGRYLAASLDIALGRGGSGGAAKDEAELGTIAALFGADTLLPPEEGGAERLTTLLDESRQHAVGVSEGLRDGLRESVEIIANEVLARLAEQGVRPERIPGPDQGASGTEDAPTDFAGELAREALRYLYRILFLLYAEARPELGVVPADDESYMQGYSMARLGELVWYDLRGEEARNSTHLYQSLDLLFQMVNEGHRPRGAGPTEDMAGLSEGEGLRFEALRADLFDPERTRLIGDTKLVHPDFDLDDPASPTLDTRLRNEALYKVLRLLMLARGRRHERGGFISYAQLGINQLGAVYEGLMSYTGFIAEEELYEVAKNGDPKDGSWLVPHSAADDYPDDVWVHRRDEEGHKTDERVRYRPGAFVYRLAGRDRETSASYYTPESLTRTTVQLTLRERLDQNGETTPARELLDWTICEPALGSGAFLNEAINQVAEEYLRRRRKEVDQEAEEAGEAEVAGSSGGGRYEPLTPENYKEKLQAVKAYIALHNSYGVDLNTTAVELAEVSLWLNVMHPGMRAPWFGLHLRRGNSLVGCGRKSYAPAALEKSGWLGRAPEDVDKSPSELKAARRAVAAAEERIAGAREGLRKLRQRRVKEAEKAKHADKREMLERSAESLDGLLEELDLGAAGLDLLRPQLATLKKAAESRQAPEDLAASVSQIRDEAGGPADVLADTVHRLGAAVGKLNERLADVDSAREACERGAAALDELGRAEWLRAEPYDWPVTEGEFPEGNIHQFLLPAAGWGAVASEKDAKALAPDDAKRLADWRKAMRKAPSAKGKQGQRGKNGQKSQVARLQDLARRAEFLWRAVTKRLEISEWEISRRVDVWGADDLRHPEDAVPREKVLADLTTQGTPYWRLKTLMDAWCALWFWPVQKAGLLDGSDEEYERLEATPEVSQPGGGSLFAESGERHVPLADLDAWLEFAEALLGKADIPADSLFDELDTLAELSDSEEQLPRMMGMVDELDLGTRFPWLKEAEGIAQRHGFFHWELQFAHVFARGGFDLQVGNPPWVRPRWNEDTVLAEVDPWFALAEKVPADVKRGRKDKILESPDVRGYFLGDLANTAGMRDFLSDDVTYSLLSGTQPDLYRAFMCRVWVNLSRSGNAGLIHPDTHFGGTKEERLRESAYGHLRIHGHFRNERKIFSDVHNNVSFSVNVYGSIGKIGFLHASYLYGAETLLTSLDHDGSGVRPGVRVDGEWDLRPHKSRVIFVDIRSLEEWAKLTGSPGDASRAPLLYPVTTAETGAINALASYSHRLGEKSPFITRGYDEANAKKVGLIRWDTGLPGSLNDAVLQGPHISQQNSFAKQPKNPCKSQNDWLSWDLVALPSDAVPVTNYQRACDLKKYQSAQDVWNGRRYTEFFRLAWRVMIPFDTERSLFSALLPPGPAHVHTVHSLALDNNRETVLSAGFWASLPLDYLLRITGRSHLQVAEANSMIAPFPGHSLAAPLLLRTLRLNCLTTAYAPLWAELYASHWREESWAVGWPELAPLGGVGAEWDYGTPLRTERERRAALVELDALVSAWFGIGAEELVAVYRSRYPVLAEREKEIWFDAKGRKIAASHHTYGHGQTKEHYLQLQKYLNSSGTEPVPEGYEAPFYKADREGEYRQAHAVFSERLRAAES